GAACCCCACCATGGGTAGCAAGGTGCAACATTTGTTCTAAGTTAGGGAATTTTTGTCCAGCTTTTGTAATCAAGAATAGATATGTGGCTCTCTTCTTGGCGCTGCCTACGGAGGTGGCAGCCATCTCTTATTCGGCATCATGGCCGCCCTCAGACACCTCGTGAAGCCCAAGATCATCAAAAAGAGGACCAGGAAGTTTATCTGGCACCAGTCAGACCAATATGTCAAAATTAAGCGTAACTGGCAGAAACCCAGAGGTATTGACAACAGGGTTCGGAGAAGATTCAACGGCCAGATCTTGATGCCCAACATTGGTTATGGgagcaacaagaaaacaaagcacatgCTGCCCAGTGGTTTCCACAAGTTCCTGGTCCACAATGTCAAGGAGCTGGAAGTGTTGCTGATGTGCAACAAATCTTACTGTGCGGAGATTGCTCATAATGTTTCCTCCAAGAACCGCAAAGCCATTGTGGAAAGAGCAGCCCAGCTGGCCATCAGAGTCACCAATCCCAATGCCAGGCTGCGcagtgaagaaaatgaatagacaGTGCATGTGcacattttatttgtgtttgaataaaaccataaaaactgccaaaacaaaaaaaagaatagatatgCGATCAGATATTAGATATTGTTAGAGTTCCACTATTCCTCTTTCAATCTTTGGGTTTAGTTTAATGAAAGAATACCCTGAGATTTCAGGataaactcttcaaaaaaaaacagttaacatTTGCAAGTATATCTATATGGTACTTAACATCATCTAGCTATtgtaaaccaaaaccaaatatgGAAACAAACTAAGCTGAGACTGATATAACTACAACCATCATTCAGAATCCCAACTTCAAAATCTTTGTTCATTCAATAGCCCCTTTATTACTGAATGACTTTATAAGTAGtcatttgaatttataaatggttagctatttaaaaaacaaacaaacaaaacaactttaTGATGTTGGAAAAAGCAACCAGCCTACCAGATTAATGTAATTAAAGCTTTTTGtacctttttcattcattcattcatacaccCCATATTTACTGAGCTGCTCCTATGTGCCCACACTGTTTCAGGCACTTAGGAGAGACCTGTGAACGGAGCTCCCTGTCTTCACGGGGCTTATATACCAAGACAGTTTCCACACTACTCTTTTGGATGAGATGGAAATTGGagcaataaattaagaaaattaaatacactcaatgattttaaataatactcCACAGTAGACTCAAGATTCCAAAGTATCTCAATGGTAGGAACAAAGGAATTTAATGGGATCACATTAATCGGTACAAATATGCTACGCTGAAGCTGAATGAGCTTCAGGAGTCAGAGCAACAGAGATGATCGGGCAGGAAAGCAGAAAAGTGTAATGGGACTAGACTGCAGAATCTGGCAAGGTTCAAATACCAGCTCCACCACTGACCACCTGTATGACATTTGGCAACCTGCTTAACTTCCCCatgtttgtttccttatctgtaaaattgagaTAACAATAGTGGTTAAGTAATGAAAAGCTACCTTATCTGACTTCAGAGCTTGAACTTGTAGCTGTCTATGAACTAAAGTGGTTTCATAAACAATGAAATGCCCCATCTCTAGAGTAATTCAAGCAAAATCTTGGTAACACTCAGATAAAGGTGGTATTGTAAAGGGGATTTCCATTTGGGATGAGAGATTAAACTTGCTTCCAAGCCCTGAAACAAACCTTCCAATACCTCATTAAAATATCTATGAACCCTAAGATCCAATGACCAACATGCAGAAAATATAAAGGACAGAGGACAAGTTAACAATACATGGGGATACAATGAACAAAACCTACACTGAGGGAACCTCCACCACCCAGTTACTTTAATAAATGCGTGGGAGGGAGTgctataaaaaaaatgttaaccatGAATTCCATATCCCCAAAAATGAAGGCAACGGGGTTTGGAGTGacaactttacagtggagaaacttaACAAACACTCCCTTAGCCCAGCGATCAACATCAACATTgtcagtgataagtcatgttaaCAGCATGTACCCCTGATATGATGTGTTGAGAATAGCACTGCACCTCCATGGTCTTCCTCCACAACCCTATAACCCAGTGTAACCATGAAAAAAACATCAAActcaaactgagggacattctggAAAATACCCTACTAGTGCTTTACAAAATTCTAAAAGTCATCAAAAATGTGGAAAATCTGAGAAAGTGTTATAGACCATAGAAGGCTAAGGAGACAAGACAAGTGAATGTCACGCTACATCCTAGCTGAGatctggaacagaaaaggaacaTTAGCAAAAAGCTAGTAAAAATCTGACCAAATTGTGGACTTTAGTTAACAGTATTAAAtaatatacaggcataccttgttttattgcactttgttTTACTGCACATTgaagatattacattttttacaaattaaggTTTGCAgcaaccctgtgttgagcaagCGGAtaggtgccatttttccaacagtatgagttcttcgtgtctctgtgtcatattttggtaattttcacaatatttcaaactttttcattattattataagtgTTATAATGATCTGTGATCGGTGATCTTTGATGTTGCTATTGTCACCAGCAAAAAGATAACAACTTGTTGAAGGCTCAGATAATCATTAACATTtgttagcaataaagtattttttacaaattgaaggtttgtgtaAATCTTACATAACTTCTATATGCAATGGGAAACCAAAATATTCGTGACTAGCTTTATTGCGACACTGACTTTATTTCAGTGATCTGGAATGGAATCTGCACTacctccaaggtatgcctgtaccaATGTTGCTTCCTTAGTTGAGATAAATGTAGCATGCGGGGGAGGAGAATCTGCAGCcataaggccacatgtggtcttctaggtccttaagtgcagctttttgaatgaatccaaattttatagaacaaatcattttattaaaaggggtgcagcagagaaagatgaagcttttcttgcctcctttggtgcttaaaaaagaacaatcttgaaatcagaaggccgcaggttcccctcCCACACCCCGCCAGGATTACAGCATTTCTGCAAATCTACAGatattgtaaaattaaaactttgttttaaaaatctcagtagATGGGTTTAATAGCTGATGGTACataccagaagaaaaaattagtaaaCGAAAGATAGGTTAATAGAAAATATCCTattgacagagagaaaaaagaatgtaaaatacaaaaaaaaatgagcctAACAAGCATATAGGacacaatgaaaatgtttaaCAGACATGTAACAAAGGTCccaaaagaagaggagagacagaATAGGCCAAAAACAACGGATAAACAGATgatggctgaaaattttccagtACTGATCAAAGACACCAAATCACTGATTTAAGAAGCTCTACATACCTCAAGCAGCacacaaaaaaaaaggaaaacctctGCTCAGTACATCATTCTTAAACTGCTAAAAACTAAAGGACAAAGAGGAAACCTTAACAGCAgccaggagaaaaaaattccaatcTTTTCAAAGCAACAATAGATCGACAGCTTTCTTTTCAACAAAAAAGGCCAGAAAACAACAGAACACCACCTTTAAATAAagtatggaaaagaaattaatgccaacctagaattctattcCCGCAGAcgtatccttcaaaagtgaaggaaaaagaaaaacatttttagagcaaaaaaacccaaaaacccaaGAGATTTGTTGCCAGCCAActaccactttaaaaaaaaatttttttaaaggaaactaagCATATCCACATAGTCCTTAATGTTGacatacatttatattcattgaTGTGAAACGAAGTTCATGACATACTGagtgaaaataacattaaataatatctgtataaaattatgtatataaatcaatatacataaaatactcTGAAAACATCTTATCAGAAAAGATTAGCAGTGATTACATCTGTGTTATTTAAtacagaatgatttttattttagccatacCTCCATACTGTTGGAATTTTGGGCaattaacatcttttttttttgctgttcccacaagtatttttaaatatataatatattcctgATATAACGTCAGGtgaaaaatatagattaaaatagTTGTATGCATGGgctcatatacatacacacacacatatatatggtgtataatatatatgtaaattgatACTCATAGAATAAATAGAAGACAATATACAAGAATATTAACAATGGCTATGTTAGGGTTGTAGAATTATGAGCAATTATTGCCTTTTTAACATTTGAGTATGCTTTCCACATTACATATAATGAGtaaatattccaatttttaaaatgaaattattttatcttttcatttttttaattgtgtcattttgttatattttactcatttctcAGCCTAAGATCAAGtgaattattttacctttttctattttttcttatttaagtttttctatttttataaaagtttttataaattttgacaaaAAACCAAAGTCACCTTAAAagccatcatcatcataattGCAGTGATATCATTGTTACATAAAATTCCTTAATTCTCAGCATTAAACTGCCATATGGCTTTGAAAGCCAGTTCTATTTAGCACAAAATTTCTAAGCTATGGTAATTCAAGGCAACTACTACAATAACACCTCTATCATTACcaacataatttgtttttaaaaacaaaaatatttcatcaaagaCTGTTTTGGCAAAGTAACTTATATGGGAATTATCCATATAGGTTATATGGAGCTTATCCATATAGCTTGACTTAAAAACAGAATATTGTTACCACTTACTCGGTTTACAGACACATCAtctttaattttcaaagcaaCAATGCAATGTAAGtataattatctgtattttttttttttttttgagataaagtctcactctgtcacccaagctagagtgcactggcttcatcatagctcaccgcaacctcaaactcctgagctcaagcaaacctcctgcctcagcctcccagagtgctatgattacaggtgtgagccacacccagccaattatctgcattttttttaaagcatatacatTCCTTTCCAATTGCTACCATTTGAGAACAAGGCCTGAAAAAGGTAACATTTTTGTTGATATAAATGGTGAACAGATGTTACACATTATGCTGGATACTTCATGttatctaattttttctttacaaaaatccTGTAAAATAGTTGGTCTTACCCTCaatttagatgaggaaaccaaggctgagCTCATAAATGGCACAGctgaaattaaaatcataaaatgattCCAGATCCCATGCTCTTCACCATAACATCAAGTTGTTACGGAGAAGCTTCCTAATATATATCCCTAATGTATTTTAATGAGTAATAATTATTCTGATTAACATAGCCAATAACAGCATATATAGCCAGGGCAGTTAGCAAATCATAGGACAAACAGTCCTATATCAGCTATGAGAATTGTCCATGCAACTACAAAACTAACttaatactttgatttttttcaaaattcactaAAAGAACAAGCTGAAAGAGTGTCTATGGCTTAGCAGAGTCCATTACCactattataaatatagataGCCAAGTATGTATGTTATTACCATTGACTGAACGGTACCTTCTAGTAGCACCAGTAAGTACCATGAATACaaataattattactattgttatcaTCATCAAAGAAGAAGAATCACTTCATTAATTCAATTCATATTatactttcaaattttataacagaaaatttgaaaaaaaaatgcccctacacacatacacacacacatttcccccCTTACCTAAAGACCTGCAGACTGAAATGGTTGCCTCCTCCAAGAGTTTCAACTCGGTACtagagagacagaagaaaggtCATTAATAACTACAACACTGAAAAATACACACTAACCAGTGAAAggaacatgaaaaataaaagaaaaataatttagaagaaaaacatgGTATACAGTTGTaaacaataaaatcaacaaaataaagttAAGCTTCAATTTTCAATGTAatcagaaaatttattataattctaaatatgCGATGCCTAAAAGAGAAGAGCTTGAGGTATCCTACCTTTCAGGCATTTGGGCAGGGAGGAGACTTAGAAAATTCAAGAAAGGCACTGCAAGGTAGACAGCACAAGGCAGGTGCCCTACATGCCCAATTCTAAAGGCAGTAGTGATTATGGTTA
Above is a window of Lemur catta isolate mLemCat1 chromosome 16, mLemCat1.pri, whole genome shotgun sequence DNA encoding:
- the LOC123621936 gene encoding 60S ribosomal protein L32-like — translated: MAALRHLVKPKIIKKRTRKFIWHQSDQYVKIKRNWQKPRGIDNRVRRRFNGQILMPNIGYGSNKKTKHMLPSGFHKFLVHNVKELEVLLMCNKSYCAEIAHNVSSKNRKAIVERAAQLAIRVTNPNARLRSEENE